GGGTTGTCTCACTCAACGCGATTCCTTACGTGGCAGTACCTGCTTACTGGCTGTTCGGGCGGAACGGAATTGATGACTATGTTCAGATAAGACGTCGGCGCGTGTCTTCTCTGAACCAGTCGCTGGAATCCCACCTGTCAGAACTGGAACCATTTCGGGCCGAATGGAGTGAGCATGAGCCCGGGCTACGTGCGGTCGAACAACTGGCGCACATACCGTTCGTCGACAGAAACCGGGCCGAGTTGCTGATCGACGGAAAAGCAATCTTCGAAAGCATCTTCGACGGCATCGATGCCGCCGAGGACTACCTGCTGGTGCAGTTCTATATCTTGAGTGACGACCAAAGAGGTCGGGAGCTGCAACAGAAGCTGATCCGGAAAGCGCAAGAGGGCGTGCGGATCTACGTATTGTTCGACAGCATAGGAAGCCTCGATCTGAGTCGGTCGTACATAGATGAGCTCATCGATGCTGGCGTCGAAATTCGTTCGTTTCTTCAACACGATAGCTGGCTCGACCGCTTGCAGCTGAATTTTCGTAACCACCGAAAGCTCGTCGTCGCTGACGGAAAGGTCGGTTGGGTGGGAGGCATGAATATTGGGGACGAATACGAATCTGCGGGCTGGCGGGACGCACAGGTGCGAATAGAAGGGCCGGCGGTGTTGAACCTGCAACTGTCATTTCTCGAAGACTGGCGCTGGGTCACAGAGGATTTGCCTGTTGTCTCCTGGCAACCGCACCCGGCAGGCGATGCCGGGGTGCCAATACTGGTCATTCCCTCTGGACCCGCCGACGAGTTTGAAACCGCCAGCCTGATGGTGCAGCAATTCATCCACATGGCCGAGCAGCGGATCTGGATATCCAGCCCCTATTTTGTCCCCGACGAAGGCGTTGTCGGAGCCTTGAAGTTGGCCGCGCTGGGCGGGGTGGACGTGCGTCTGTTGCTGCCCGAACACACGGACAGTCGCCTGGTTGGCCTGGCCGCGCACAGGTACATGGATGCCCTGACTGCCGCCGGTGTCCGGATTTTCCGCTACCAGCCGGGGCTGATGCACGCTAAAGTATTCCTGATCGACGACCGAGGGGCTGCTATCAGCACGGCGAACATGGACAACCGATCGTTCCGCCTGAACTTTGAGTTGACCGCGCTGGTTGCCGACCCGGAATTCGCCATCGAGGTCGGGAAGATGTTCGAGGTCGATTTCGCCAATTCACGCGAAATGGAAGACGATGCAGTTGCAGATATGTCTCTTTGGTTTCGCCTTGCTTCCCGGGGAGCGAATCTGTTAGCGCCGGTGCTTTGATCTTATCGGAAGAGTAACCAATGACGACTGCCACCTGGTTCATAATGATTGGGTTGTTGCTGCTGCTAGTGGGGTTTACATACTCAAATCTCAGAAGCGTACCGACGACTTCCGCCATTCTCTATCTGCTTGTCGGATGCATTGTCGGGCCGATGGGTTTCGGCCTGTTCCATTTCAATCCGCTGAAAGAATCAGCCTTACTCGAGATCTTGACAGAAATCGCGGTGCTTGTTTCGTTGTATTGCGCCGGTGTAAAGATGCCTTCCCCGGTAACCTTCAGACGTTGGCGCACCCCCTTGCAACTCGCGGTCATCTCGATGGCGATCACCGTGGGCCTGGTGACAGTGTTTGGGTACTACTGGCTCAGTTTGCCGCTTGGGGCTGCCGTGCTGCTGGGGGCAGTGGTTGCGCCGACCGACCCTGTTCTGGCAACGGAGGTCCAGGTACGTCATGCCGATGATCCCGACCATCTTCGCTTTTCCCTGACCTGTGAGGCCGGAATCAACGACGGCAGCGCCTTTCCGTTTGTCATGCTGGGTCTCGGCTTGCTTGGGCTGCACGACCTCGGCGATTCTGGCGGCCGGTGGTTGCTCATGGACGTGCTCTGGGCCAGCGGCGCTGGCATCGGTATCGGCATCGCGATGGGCTGCGCTGCAGGCTGGCTCATTTACCGGCTGCGTACCAAGTTCGAAGACACCGTATTTCTTGAAAGCTTTCTCGGCCTGGGGCTGATTGCACTCGCTTACGGTATTTGTCTGCTGGTGGATGCGTGGGGATTCCTCGGTGTCTTCAGTGCGGCGGTCGCCTTGCGCCATACCGAACTGAGACTGGCCAGGGGTACTCAAGCGTTTCCAGCAGGCGTCACAACACCAGGCTCGAAGGTAAAGTCTCGCACAGAGACTCATATGCATGTCAGCGAAAGTTCCCTGATGTTCAATGAGCATTTGGAAAGAATTGCGGAGATCGTGCTGGTTCTGCTGATTGGTGGTTCGCTCTTCTGGAAT
This portion of the Wenzhouxiangella sp. XN201 genome encodes:
- a CDS encoding cation:proton antiporter; this translates as MTTATWFIMIGLLLLLVGFTYSNLRSVPTTSAILYLLVGCIVGPMGFGLFHFNPLKESALLEILTEIAVLVSLYCAGVKMPSPVTFRRWRTPLQLAVISMAITVGLVTVFGYYWLSLPLGAAVLLGAVVAPTDPVLATEVQVRHADDPDHLRFSLTCEAGINDGSAFPFVMLGLGLLGLHDLGDSGGRWLLMDVLWASGAGIGIGIAMGCAAGWLIYRLRTKFEDTVFLESFLGLGLIALAYGICLLVDAWGFLGVFSAAVALRHTELRLARGTQAFPAGVTTPGSKVKSRTETHMHVSESSLMFNEHLERIAEIVLVLLIGGSLFWNSWSWRAVVFAGFLFIIARPLSVYLGLLGSRAPMRVRHLAGWFGVRGIGSMYYLMYAIQHGLPEELALELLHLVLVTVALSILVHGVSVKPTIAHFWHRQSS
- the cls gene encoding cardiolipin synthase; the protein is MQWCFMNWRGKFRRLVTVSAIVLFAHLIGFATSLHALMGVRTAPGTVAWVVSLNAIPYVAVPAYWLFGRNGIDDYVQIRRRRVSSLNQSLESHLSELEPFRAEWSEHEPGLRAVEQLAHIPFVDRNRAELLIDGKAIFESIFDGIDAAEDYLLVQFYILSDDQRGRELQQKLIRKAQEGVRIYVLFDSIGSLDLSRSYIDELIDAGVEIRSFLQHDSWLDRLQLNFRNHRKLVVADGKVGWVGGMNIGDEYESAGWRDAQVRIEGPAVLNLQLSFLEDWRWVTEDLPVVSWQPHPAGDAGVPILVIPSGPADEFETASLMVQQFIHMAEQRIWISSPYFVPDEGVVGALKLAALGGVDVRLLLPEHTDSRLVGLAAHRYMDALTAAGVRIFRYQPGLMHAKVFLIDDRGAAISTANMDNRSFRLNFELTALVADPEFAIEVGKMFEVDFANSREMEDDAVADMSLWFRLASRGANLLAPVL